agtcagtcagtcagtaaaccagtcagtcagtcagttgttcAGTGGGGGGTGTTTCttcatcatctcctcctcctcctcttcctcagtccAGCTGCTCAGAGTCCTGCCTGCAGAAATATCTGAAGATGACTCAGCGGATCTCGATGCGTTTCCAGGAGTATCACATCCAGCAGAACGAGGCGCTGGCAGCCAAGGCCGGCCTGCTGGGCCAGCCGCGCTGAACTgaaccggaccggaccggaccgagCTGGACCGGACTGAACCGGTTCAGAACAGACCGGACCGAACCGGACACATGAACCTGTCAGGCTGGATTCATCCAGCTCCGTGGAAAGAGTCTGAACCGGCTTTCTTCTTTGgaaatatttctgttttctcccAAACTGCTGACATCACaccgctcctcctcttcctcacctggtccagaggatgaagaggatgaagagcagGGCAGCAGGTCTTCAACACGCTGCTCTGATGTCATCAGCAACATGAAACATCAGTCCTGTGATTTATCTTCTGTTCAGACGCACTGAGCTGCTTCCAgtctgagcctgtgtgtgtgtgtgtgtgtgtgtgtgtgaatagaaTGACAGTAAATATCAATAATCATCTTGTATTGATTGTGAATAAAAGCCGTCAGCAGCAGATCACACTGGATTTACAGTCACATTTCTGCTTCTGttgacagacagatacagacagacagatacagacagagacagacagacagacagagacagacagacagacagacaaactgtaAAATGATCTTTCTCATGTGGTTCTGGTTCAGTTTGACTCTTCATGTGTAGAAACAGAATAATGTGTCAGATATTAAcagatgtttgttttatgttttgttatgtGACATCATGTTATAATGTCTTCTTCATGTATTATTAAAGTGTTGAACCTGTCAGCCTTcgtcactcctcctcttcctcgctgcagactgaaacagcagaaacacacagcaacacgtTTCCATGAAGTACTAACGCAGTATTACGGAGTACTCGCAGTACTTTCCCACAGGTGAATACACAGCTGTCTGAGCTCTAGATTACAGGTTCAGAAGTTTAAAAGCTTCTACAGTGTGATCTTACAGCAACACATGCTGCTGCTCAGCTTCAGATCTGCAGCTCAACATGAAAGGTTTTGgtggctttttaacatttcagCTGTATTGAAATATTAAATTTACTTTGTGTAGTTTAAATATTCAGGATGGAGATGAAGCACGGCAGAAATAAAGGAGATAATGTTTTCCAGATTCAGGCCGGTCCTGTTAATAGAAGAATAAAGTGATGAGGTCACTGCAGGCCGGTCGGCGTTCAGACTCCCGGCCCGTTCCGTTCCCTCCTGACCTGCCTtcacccagtgcatgctgggatacgaTACCCCCGAACAGGAAGAAGCGAGTTAATAAATCCAGAGTAATAATGTTAACGTTGCTGCGGTGTTTCATAACTCCACATTACACATCAGGATATGATCAGCGCACATCAGACCAGCAGCACGGCTCCATATTTAAAAACTTTATTAGAAAGGAAGAGCGCTCTGCGTATTTTACAGGAAGTCCGGCTCGGCTCGGCGCCGctcagcaaaacaaacacttaGAAAAAACTGAAGAGTTCATAATATACCGGTACAAAGAGGCTTCtcttaaaaaataatataaatcattctttacagttgtgtaaaatgtatttttcaaatacatggtgtgttttgtttttttttctctttttctcacttggAAGATCTATGTACAAAAGAAGCTtcactgtttctactgtctgaactcaaagaagaagaagaagaagaagaagaagaagaagaagaagaagaagaagaagaagaagaagaagaagaagaagaagaagagagggaaacacaAACAGGGAGTACTGCAGCAGCTAGGAACCAGTACTGCAGTCAGTACTGCAGTCAGTACTGCagtcagccccccccccccccccgcccatcACACTGGAAGGGTTCGATCgcataacaaaaaataaaaataaaacaaaatacaaaactgtcgtCCACCAACAGAATAAATATATTTAACAAGTTACAGGAAACCTTAttttacacaaaaacaaaacaaaaaaagaatccGGTCTAGAAACATTTCATTCAGAACTCCTCGGCTGTGAGATAATATACTTTTTGAAATTTATTTTGCCGTACCAAAATAAAAGCTCTGATTAcatagaaaaagacagaaaacactcACAGCAGAAGTCAGTCCacttggtttttgtttttttttagcttttcctttttcttaaaAAGAGCGAGAaccaaaaaaatacttttgcaTAATGAGCTGTGCTGCTTCTGGAAACAcaggtgacctttgacctttgcagTACTGACTGCAGACCGGACCGAAccacagggggggggggagggggggcagtaCAGACAGAGACTCTGAGGTTCACACAGCTGATCTTCCTTTACATTCGTCTCCCACATGAAGTCCAGACGCCTCAAACAGGAAGTCAAttcatggggggggggggggggggggggggggtgtcagccATATTGGATGACTGTGCAGTTTCCCAGCAGTCTCAGCGTCCCAAACTGATGGAGCACTTTCTGGTTTTCCCCAACTCAGCCTCGTTTTGAAGATGGAGCCCAGGAGAGTCAGGTGGAAccggtgtggggggggggcggggctgtgTGGGGGCGGGGCCTGTGTGGGGGCGGGGCCTGGTGGGGCGAGGCCGAGGACGGACTCATACCTGTGTCTGAAGAACCTGAAGAGGTGGAGGCTGTGGTGTGGGagactgagggggggggggggggggcagacaggcagagagacagacaggcagagagacagacaggttagacCATCATCACACCATCACTCATCTGTCTAAACTCTAAACAGGAACTGAACTCCAAACCCCAATCCTGTGTgcagcctgacatctaaaggtaaacAGCTGCTGTAAcgtccatctgctattggctgatccttggtgccaggtgatgatgtcaccttctatacaGTACAGCAGGTGGTCAGGCTTCACACAGGTTTGGGTTTAGTTCCTGTTTAACAGCAGCAGACTAACAGCTCACTGAACACTGACCCGAACCGATCAGCTGATCAgcttcagatcagttcagaggTTCGAAGCAGCCGAGGTTCGCCCACAACTTCAAATACTTTTTATCACTTGTTGGTAATACTGATATAGGACCACGTTTCCCAGCATGCCCctaccttctctctccttcttcttgaGTCTCTTGCGGCGGCGGTCGATGGAGGCGACCTCTGACTTCAGGCTCATGTAGTACTTCCTGATCTCCTGCAGCTTGTCCTGCAGGAAGGAGATCCGCTCCGTGCTCGACATGCTGTCCAGCtcgtctgggggggggggggggggggggaagagaaggggggggggaggggggggggggggggaagagaaggggggggggacaggtgTTAACAGCTCTGTGACGTCTGTGGTGAAACATTCTCCTTTAACGTCTCTCAGTGTTGCAGTTTGTCTTTCTAAGCTCCGACAAACCATCAGCATCACATGAGACTGAACAGCTGATTCACTGGAGGAAACAGTAGagtcacacaggaagtgatgcgttttacccAGTATCCAggtactgtgttagtactgcaGACAATAACGCTAATGCTAACGACCGCAGCAGCATCGTAGCTCTATACAGGTTCATACACACAATAAATCAAATTCAAAGACTTTCAATGACTTTCCCAGCTCTATTTCTCTGTTCATAAGAACTCTACACGAAAGCAAGAAACTTTTCTGGAAACATTACTGCGTGTTAACTAGCGATGCTGCACATGTTCACATGTTCAGtcttctgttctctgttctgacTTGCATTCtgtcaaacactgcaaacactttatttattcatttgtttgtttattcattcaattcaacGTCTTTTTAAGGACTTCTCCGCATAAACTTATTTTCCAGGTATTCCTGTACTCAAATTTTGAAAAgttaaattcaagcactttaaGGGCGTTGTGTGAACTCTGTAGCAGCCTGTCAGCTGGTGAGCAGTTTCAAACAGTGTGTTCAAACAGTTTGATCCCAGCAGCCTGCAGGCAGGACAGTTTACTGACCAATCAGCTCACGCTGCTGTTGTGTGATGTCATTAAAGTGCGACGGCAGTAAAATCTCTGTGATAACTTTCCTGTCAGAGACGCTGACAGGAAAGTTATCACAGAGATTTAACAGACAAATTCCAAAAGTCAACGTTGGTCCCAAAGAATGAatcccatccctactgtgtgtgtgtgtgtgtgtgtgtgtgtgtgtgtgtgtgtgtgtgtgtggtaccgaGCTGGAAGGTCCACTTGTAGGTTCGCTGCGGAGAGGGGAACGGCTGCTTGTCCTTgctgtgggaggaggggggcgaggAGAGACCGGGACAGCGAGTCTTCCCTttagacagggaggagagacgagaCTGATCCTCACTGTCACTGCTGtgacctgcagagagagagacaggcagggagagagacaggcagagagagagacaggcagagagagagagacaggcagggagagagacaggcagggagagagagacaggcagggagagagagacaggcagagagagagagacaggcagagagagagagagacagagagagacaggcagggagagagagagacaggcagagagagagacaggcagagagagagagacagggagagagagagacagagagagagacaggcagagagacagggagagagagagacaggcagagagagagacaggcagagagagagagacagggagagagagagacaggcagagagacagggagagagagagacaggcagagagagagacaggcagagagagagacaggcagagagagagagacaggcagagagagagacagggagagagacagggagagagagagacaggcagagagagagacaggcagggagagagacaggcagggagagagagagacagggagagaaagagacaggcagggagagagagagagcgagagagacagggagagagagagagagagagagacagggagagagagagagagagagagagagagagagagagagagagagagagagagagagagagagagagagagagagagagggagagagagagacaggcagagagagagacaggcagagagagagacaggcagggagagagacaggcagggagagagagagacagggagagagacagggagagagagagacaggcagagagagagacaggcagagagagagacaggcagggagagagagacaggcagagagagagacagggagagagagagacagggagagagacagacaggcagagagagagacaggcagggagagagacaggcagggagagagagagacagggagagaaagagacaggcagggagagagagagagagagagagagagacagggagagagagagagagagagagagagagagagagagagagagagagagagagagagagagagagagagagagtgaaagagagagagagagacagg
The nucleotide sequence above comes from Centroberyx gerrardi isolate f3 chromosome 17, fCenGer3.hap1.cur.20231027, whole genome shotgun sequence. Encoded proteins:
- the timm9 gene encoding mitochondrial import inner membrane translocase subunit Tim9 encodes the protein MAVQVSESDQIKQFKEFLGTYNKLTENCFMDCVKDFTSREVKPEESSCSESCLQKYLKMTQRISMRFQEYHIQQNEALAAKAGLLGQPR